The Cylindrospermum stagnale PCC 7417 genome segment AACAAATTACTTGGGGCATTACTGACTTGAGGGCAGGTAATTTCTCTTGTGAGTTTAATACTCCATTCGGCGATACCTGAGTCAGAAAGAATTCCAAATTGCTTGCTTCTTGCGTACCAAAAATATGAGCTCCGATAGATTCCAACTTTCGTGTCATCTGGTTTGGACGCAGATCCGAACCGGATACTGGTAATTGACGCTTTGCCAGAACGTATGCCAGAGCAGACATCCCGATACCGCCAACCCCAATGAAATGAAATGGTCTACCGCTAAAATCTATAGAATTACTCATTGTTTGCTCCTCTTATACCACACCACACCATAATCACAAATGACACGCGTATCATAACAGGATTTTGATTTTTACCGATACATCTCCTGCATTATTCTTATATCTGATAAATGGTTGATTTTTTCACTCTGGTTTTGCTGGTTCAAAAAGATTTTACCTCTGTGGGAGGTTTTTTCAATTTCTGACCTGTTTTTATGATTATTCTGTAAATTTCTGCCACGTCGGGAAAGAAATTCTTGTAATGTCAAATACATATTTTTGGTCGCCTTACTGGTAATGCCTACAAGATTACATTGGTAGTGAAACTGATTTTAAATTGCATAAACTCTAGCTGTGAATTGACTACAATAGTACATTGGCAGTGAAACTATTTTTCAATTGCATAGAGAGCTATGGCGTGACTGGATGCAGCAGCTAGCAATTTTTGGTGGCACATTTGATCCAATTCATTGGGGACACTTACTCGTCGCTGAGACAGCTTTGCATCAAGTACCCCTAGAACAGGTCATTTGGGTGCCATCCCTAAATCCTCCTCACAAACAAGCGGCTTTGTTTGAGCATCGGGTAGCAATGCTGAAACTAGCCACAGAAAACAACCCAGCGTTTAAAGTCTCACTAATTGAGATCAAACGCTTTGGGATTTCCTATGCCATCAACACCCTGATCGACTTATCTGCTTTGCACCCAAATACTCACTGGTACTGGATTATTGGTTTAGATGCTTTCCAAACCTTACCCCGTTGGTACCGTGGACACGAACTAGCACAAATGTGTGATTGGTTAATCGCACCCCGACTGCTAGGTGGTGAGACTATAGCTCAAAGTGAGTTAATCTGCAAGCAAGTGGAGAAAAAACTTAGAGAGCAGTCATTTAGCATTAACTGGCAATTCCTGGATATACCGTTAGTAGGCATTTCGTCAAGTCAGATCCGCAAGCTTTGCCGCGAACGTCGGTCGATTCGTTATTTACTGACGGAACCGGTCAGATCGTACATTGCCGAACACAACCTCTACACCAACAATTCTGAATAAATTGTGTTTTTTTTTTTTGATCTAACACTTTAAGGTTAAAAGTACTCCCCCCCTTTGCGATATGATTGGGGTCAACGATATCAACTTATAAGCATAAATACAGAGGGCAAGACACTGTGATTAGAGTTGCAATCAACGGTTTCGGGCGCATTGGACG includes the following:
- the nadD gene encoding nicotinate (nicotinamide) nucleotide adenylyltransferase, which translates into the protein MQQLAIFGGTFDPIHWGHLLVAETALHQVPLEQVIWVPSLNPPHKQAALFEHRVAMLKLATENNPAFKVSLIEIKRFGISYAINTLIDLSALHPNTHWYWIIGLDAFQTLPRWYRGHELAQMCDWLIAPRLLGGETIAQSELICKQVEKKLREQSFSINWQFLDIPLVGISSSQIRKLCRERRSIRYLLTEPVRSYIAEHNLYTNNSE